The sequence below is a genomic window from Salvelinus sp. IW2-2015 linkage group LG10, ASM291031v2, whole genome shotgun sequence.
tttactcctctcaaacttcatattttaataaagctatAGTAATGAAGATTTATTTCCAAGcggtctcaggagccaaaccctttatcgaGTCTTGACTACTTCGCAATTGCATTGGGCAGGACTACAAAATGCCTTGTTTGAGACGAGGTGGGGCTATGCTTGGTTTCTaaccaaataaaatgaaacaaatctatatatacagtatatactatatatatattaatgtttttttctgtttctaaatacgaagtatatgcaggcaccaaaagcacattaggTTACTCTTGTCTGTCACAGCTGGATAGGCTGCGTTTCTGCTGTCAAAATTCATGCCATAACCAACCGCGTTACTGCTCAAACCAGCGTTTGGTTGGTCTTAGATACCCCTATCAGTGCTGCCTGAAATGAGCactcatgtttttaaggacacacctaaAATATTTCCACTCCTCTCATCGGAGCACAAGTGAGCTAGtataagacaggtaaattgccgaacacggcgttagggctggaaaatgctgTGCTCCAGTTTTTACATGAAAAAATTGCAAACTAACGCAGGTTTGACACTAGGGCCGCCTTAACGCCAGCCGAAAATAAAGCTTATTGTCTCTGTTTCAGATGAAGTGACTCACTGACAGCTTGCTGTGGCTCatcttgaaaaaatgtatatgagGCATTCAACCAGAGGACAGTACTGTAAAAAATGGATAATCTGAAATTAATATCCTGCTATAGTTATAATTTACCATTTATCTTCGTAAATCTAACAGGGTTCAAGCAGAACAAACATTCCCCTAAAAGCTGGAAACAGGAAGTGATCAAACAGGATGTGTTGACTGACCGTGGAGACATACTGGATGTCCCGGCAAAGCTTTGTCTCTGCAGGGAAGTCCACCAGATCAAGGAAGTTGTCCACCACCACCTGGCCGATGATATCGTGGCGCGAGAAGCGATCAAAGTCATAAACACTGAAGTGCAGCTTGCGCGTCGGCAGCTCAGCGTACTCCACGGGGAACAGGAATACTTCATCGAACACGGGGTTGAGTGTCTTGCGGTGAACCTTGGTCTGGTGCTTGGTCTGCCGGTCCGGTAGTAGGTAGATCTTGACATAGGGGTCCGAGGTGCCCAATAAGTCCTTGGCGGGGAGATCCTGCGCCTTGTGGATCTTGACGATTAGTTGCTCCAGGTCACAGTCGAACTTGAGAATGAAGTGTAGGCGTCCACAGCCTCCGCCCCGCCGGCCGCCCTCATCCCCTTCCAAGGAGCGCTGCTTATAAAGCTCTGGTTTGAGACGGCCCAGACCCAGTCCCATCCCAGTCAGGGAGTCCTGTCTCTGGAACTGGGCCACGTTAAAGTCCGGGTTGGACCTGTTTACGGATAATCTACGAATAGAGTTAGACCTGtgcagagaacagacagaaagagacacattACCATTGTCAGCATaggtgagaggacacacacagagagacagaaaatgtGTATTTGATACAACAACAGAGAAcctgaataatatagatgaaggATTTATGTAAATATGAACATTACGGCTCAAGCAACAATcgacaaaaataacaaattcaCTCTACTCGGTTTTTCAAGAGGGATGAGTTGTGGGTAAGTGTTACGTGCTGAGCAGTGGATAGACTTTCCTTCAAACACAAACAAATTACCAACAGCTAAAGTGAAACTCATTGATAAAAAGAGTGTCTTGGGTTAGAATTACTCACAGAACATTGTTTTCTGACTCCACAAGACTCAGTGGGATAGCTGCCCTACAGCTGCTGGGTTGCTATGTCTGAGCTTCTGTTCAATGTTCTAAACCTTGTTAATACTAGAACTTCCCAACTGCCTCTTTTGTGTCACACAGGGCTTTAAAAGTtcttcgggatagggggcagtattcggaagtttggatgactgaggtgcccaaagtaaactgcctgttactcaggcccagaagctaggatatgcatataattggtagtattggatagaaaacactctaaagtttccaaaactgttacaataatgtctgtgagtataacataactgatatggcaggtgaaaacctgaggagaatccatccggatttttgttgttgttgagctcACCAGTCATTGAATGGCTGTCTACGGGAATATCaatggaatacctcccagattgcagttccggAGTGAGTCATGGTTTCTACCTAAGTGTGGATGAAGTTTACAATGTTCTGAAAGTGAAATTAAGAATCTGGAGAATTTTTTTTCAAATGACTGAATGGGCTGTCggggtgtttattttttatttttttattttaccgttattttaccaggtaagttgactgagaacacgttctcatttgcagcaacgacctggggaatagttacaggggagaggagggggatgaatgagccaattataaactggggattattaggtgaccatgatggtttgagggccagattgggaatttagccaggacaccggggttaacacccctactcttacgataagtgccatgggatctttaatgacctcagagagtcaggacacccgtttaacgtcccatccgaaagacggcaccctacacagggcagtgtccccaatcactgccctggggcattgggatattttttagaccagaggaaagagtgcctcctactggccctccaacaccacttccagcagcatctggtctcccatccagggactgtgTATTTTACTCGTGGAAAATATTGTGCAAACCAAAGTCACGAACCAATTATAATATCTTTACTTCAGAAGGAAAGTATAAATATTTGTACAGTAGGGTTGGGGTAAATATTAATTTATTTAGAAATTCCAATTATATTCATAAATTCACTCATGGTGGAGAATTGACATTGAATTACattgaaatttaaaaaatcttcAAATTATGGAATTGGAATTAGACTGTACTTGTTTAATTTGAATGGAATTGTAATTGTAAAGGAAATTTAATCTTTGGAGTTTAATTGGAATTCAATATTTTTACATTACCCAGTTAAAAAGGAATGATCACAAATAGTATAACACATTTACTGtagattttatttgtaataattttaCCCTGTAATCCTATATTTCCAGTATAGGTAGGCTGTCTGAACGGTGACATGATCAGCCTGAAAGCCTGAAGGAATTTAATTAGaatttgaatttgtggaattcttGGAATTTAAACCTTACATTGGAATTCAGAGGAATGGAATTATCTCTGAATTGAAAGATTGACCTGGAAtttgaattaaattaaattgaatttataatacatttgtggAATCAACCCCAATCCTGGTGGACTGTAGTACTCATGGACTGACAGTGTACTGTATTGAAAGCTTTACTCCTACTGTGATAACCATTGTGGTGAACTAATTAAATACTATGTATTATGAAAGCAAAGTAGTAGTCTTAGTAGTAGTCTTATATTGTAAGGGAGCTTGGTATAGTAGGTACTACAGTATACAAGCACAGTACATAGCACAACAGTGACTTCATCATAGTAGAGGACTGTGATATAGTACTCACCCAATCTCTGTGTGTATAGACATTGACCGGACGGAGGGTGAGGGCTCAGTAGTCTGCCTCTGCCTACGAGGGTTGGTGTGGACCCCGTTCTCGCGGCCTTTACTCTGGGACTCTAGGGGGATGTCTGGAGACGTGTGGCTAATCTTCATGGCCGCCTCTGGGATGGGGATGATCGCCGCTATGGGGGGCGGTGATACGGGGGTCACCGGCCCCGTCACGGTCCCAGATGCCACAGGGACAATGGAGCAGCGATGGGACTCACGGCGGTCGAGGGTGGGGACAAGGGGGTCGACGGCTGTGTAGACTGACTCCCTGGATGGGACATAGGGTTGTAAAGGTGCCATGGGGGAATTGTGGTGCCCATGGGTGGGCTCCTTGATGCTGGGGGAGGGGCCACGCTCCCTCCATGGGATCCAGCAGAGCTTCCAGGAGACAAAGATTGAGACCCCGAACAGGGCCAGGCCACAGGCTGTCACCACCAGGGACAGCAGGCTCACTGACACATCTACAGAATGCAGGAAGggggggaaagatggagagagggaggaaagaaagaaagggagagagttaGTAGGGTCATTTTACTGATATAAGGAGCTGAGAGGCACAGTGAGACATACAAAGATCAATGACACATGTACAAGACAAAGGCTTGAGGAGAGAATTAATCATCATCACCACATAAAACAATTCCAAGATGCAGTTGGATGTctcttttgtcttgtcccgtcttgtcccgtgtaaataataGTTTTCCtagtttttttgtatatattttaatctcactttcctctacggactgaatatagtctcctgcaacccgcctcgcccaatgtggtacagatctgctattttatactttagaaccggaacccccatcagaagctagccagctaactagctactagttagtagtcagttagccactgctagcggtcttcaccgttaactcggacaccagccagccttagctcggtaaatacctgccagtctgcacagcgtgatatCAAGTCAGAGCaaatcggactgctttttctcaaccacatctccggattcctatcgcaagctctggacctttacaccggatcatcgcagctagctagctgcaatccgagtggctactcctggctaacgtctctgtcccgaagcaacaCCAGTTATCCTTGAGCtagcccatctcccggctagccgaaaaggtccaccagctaattcttgggctacaataactcttttgccaattggcctggaccctttattgccgacacagagccccgccgatccatcacgactggtctgccggcGTAATCGTTcaaggtggtttcaacaggcttttccattGCAATGTCGCCGAAGATCCATTTGCTGGCCACGGCCCGCTAGCTATCTTAATcgctgtgtctccagctcgcctagcgtagcaGAGACTACCGAATGGCCGCGACTCACCttttgctgctcattggaccctatgatcactcggctactcaTTTCTCTGcataatgtcaatatgccttatcTACTGCTGTTtaggttagttattattgttttatttcactatagagcccccagccccgccctaaatgccttagatagctctttgtCGCATcctccacacatgcggagacttCACCTGGCtaaactggtgcctccagagacgcaaccactctcattgtcactcaatgcctagctTTACCTCAACTGTACTCACcttctaccatacccttgtctgtacattatgccctgaatctattctaccacacccagaaatctgtccccaacgcactagacgaccagttcttatagcctttagccgtacccttatcctactcctcctctgttcctctggtgatgtagaggttaacccacgTCCTGTTGTACCCAGCACCACACCTATTCCCAatgtgctctcatttgttgacttctgtaactgtaaaagccttggtttcatacatgttaacatcagaagcctcctccctaagttttttttaattcactgctttagcacactccgccaaccctaatgtcctagccgtgtctgaatcctgacttaggaaggtcaccaaaaattctgaaatttccatccccaactacaacattttccgacaagatagataTTTCAAAGGTGGCAGAGTTGTAATCTACTGCAGCGatggcctgcagagttctgtcatactatcgaggtctgtgcccaaacaattcgagcttctacttttaaaaatccacctttcaagAAATaggtctctcaccgttgccgcttgttatagacccccctcagcccccagctgtaccctggataccatatgtgaattgattggccccccatctatcttcagcgctcgtactgttaggtgacctaaactggaatatgcttaacaccccagccatcctacaatctaagctagacgccctcaatctcacacaaattatcaaggaacctaccaggtacaaccctaaatctgtaaccatgggcaccctcatagatatcatcctgaccaacttgccctctaaatacccctctgctgtcttcaaccatgATCTCAGCAATCAATGCCTCATTGCCTgagtccgtaatgggtctgcggtcaaacgaccacccctcatcactgtcaaatgctcccttaAACACTTAAGCGAGCAAGTCTTTCTATTTGACCTgagccgggtatcctggaaggatattgacctcatcccgttagTAGAGGGCccatatacacagtcagttaggaaagctaaggctaactTTTTCAAAATGAAATTTGcctcctgtagcactaattcccaaacgttttgggacactgtaaagtccatggagaataagagcacctcctcccagctgcccactgcactgaggctaggaaacactgtcaccaccgataaatctacgataggcatttctctacggctggccatgctttccacctggatacccctaccctggtcaacagctcaGCACCTCCTgcagaaacttgcccaagccacccccccgcttctccttcacccaaatccagacagctgatgttctgaaagagctgcaaaatctgtatccctacaaatcagctgggctagacaatctggaccctctctttataaaagtatccgccaaaattgttgcaacccctattactagcttgttcaacctctctttcgtatcgtctgagatccccaaagattggaaagcttcgtcgccaaacccactggctccaggtcatttataagcctatgctaggtaaagccccgctttctctcagctcactggttaccatagcaacacccacctgtatcacgcgctccagcaggtatactctatgtaaactgtgtaaactggaaaccacatatcccgaggctgcatttattgtagctggggattttaacaaggctaatctgaaaacaaggctccctaaattttatccgCATATCGAAGgcacgacccgggctggcaaaaccctggatcattgttattctaacttccacgatgcatataaagccctcccccatcatcctttcggaaaatctgaccacgacttcattttgttgctcccagcctatagacagaaactaaggtatgtggcaggatctacagtcaatcacggactacaaaaggaaaatcagccccgtcgcggaccacgatgtcttgctcccagacaagctaaacaactcctttgctctctttgaggacaatacagtgccactgacacggcccactaccaaaacctgcgggctctccttcactgcagccaatgtgagtaaaacatttaaacgtgttaaccctcgcaaggctgccggcccagacggcatccccagccgcgtcctcagagcatgcgcagaacagctggctggtgtgtttacggacatattcaatcaatccttttcccagtctgctgttcccacatgcttcaagagggccaccattgttcttgttcccaagaaagcaaaggtaactgagctaaatgactatcgccctgtagcagtcacttccgtcatcatgaagtgctttgagagactagtcaaggaccatttcacctccaccctacctgacaccctagacccactccaatttgcttaccgccccaataggtccacagacgatgcaatggcaatcacactgcacactgccctaacccatctggacaagaggaatacctatgtaagaatgttgttcatcgactacagctcagcatttaacaccatagtaccatccaaactcgtcattaagctcgagccctgggtctcgaccccgccctgtgaaactgggtcctggacttcctgacgggccgcccccaggtggtgagggtaggtaacaacatctccaccccgctgatcctcaacactggggccccacaagggtgcattctcagccctctcctgtactccctgttcacccatgactgcgtggtcatgcacgcctccaactcaatcatcaagtttgcagacgacactacagtggtaggcttgattgccaacaacgacaagacagtctacagggaggaggtgagggctctcggagtgtggtgtcaaaataacctcacactcaatgtcaacaaaacaaaggagatgatcgtggagttcaggaaacaggagagggagcagccccctatccacatcgacaggacagtagcgGAGTTAAGTAgttagttcctcggcgtacacatcacggacaaactgaaatggtccacccacacagatagcgtggtgaagaaggcgcagcagcgcctcttcaacctcaggaggctgaagaaatttggcttgtcaccaacaacactcacaaacttttacagatgcacaatcgagagcatcctgtcggactgtatcaccgcctggtacggcaactgctccgcccaYAACCGBaaggctctccagagggtagtgaggtctgcacaacgcatcaccggggcaaactacctgccctccaggacacctacaccacccgatgtcacaggaaggccaaaaagatcatcaaggacaacaaccacccgagccactgcctgttcaccccgctatcatccagaaggcgaggtcagtacaggtgcatcaaagcggggaccgagagactgaaaaacagcttatatctcaaggccatcagactgttaaacagccatcactaacattgaatggctgctgccaacagactgactcatctctagccactttaataatgaaaaaatttatgtaataaatgtatcactagccactttatataa
It includes:
- the LOC111969459 gene encoding synaptotagmin-9-like; this translates as MPGDREDEICQKALELLSDLCSKGEVQNENCLDFIYHFRDLARPRYTDSDVSVSLLSLVVTACGLALFGVSIFVSWKLCWIPWRERGPSPSIKEPTHGHHNSPMAPLQPYVPSRESVYTAVDPLVPTLDRRESHRCSIVPVASGTVTGPVTPVSPPPIAAIIPIPEAAMKISHTSPDIPLESQSKGRENGVHTNPRRQRQTTEPSPSVRSMSIHTEIGSNSIRRLSVNRSNPDFNVAQFQRQDSLTGMGLGLGRLKPELYKQRSLEGDEGGRRGGGCGRLHFILKFDCDLEQLIVKIHKAQDLPAKDLLGTSDPYVKIYLLPDRQTKHQTKVHRKTLNPVFDEVFLFPVEYAELPTRKLHFSVYDFDRFSRHDIIGQVVVDNFLDLVDFPAETKLCRDIQYVSTDNVDLGDLMFSLCYLPTAGRLTITMIKARNLKAMDITGASDPYVKVSLMCDGRRLKKRKTSTKRNTLNPVYNEAIVFDVPPENIDQIGLMIAVMDYDRVGHNEVIGVCKVGXDAEHLGRDHWSEMLSYPRKPIAHWHPLIEYQGTTGGSQAGSCNSLKTPPSP